Part of the Chloroflexota bacterium genome is shown below.
CCCCACGTATGGCTGGTAGGGGTTGGGCGTCCGGTTCACGATCTCACTGACGAAGTGCGACACCTCCATCATGCTCTTGAGCTGCTCCGCCGAGACGCACTCGTAGCCCATCTTGAGCTGCAGGTCGCCGATGACGGAGATGAGGTTGGCGTTGCCGCACCGCTCGCCGTAGCCGTTCACCGTGCCCTGCACCTGCGTCGCGCCGGCCATCACTGCGGCCAGCGCGTTGGCCACCGCGACCTCGCCGTCGTTGTGAGGGTGGATGGCAATTTCCGCCTCCGGTACGCTCTCCCTCACCTTGGCGACTATGGCCGAGACCTCATGCGGCAACGCCCCTCCGTTGGTGTCGCAGAGGACCACCCTGTCAGCCCCGGCTGCGGCTGCGGCCCGTACGCACTGCAGTGCGTACTCCTCATTGGCCTTGAAGCCGTCAAAGAAGTGCTCAGCGTCCAGGAGGACGGTCTTGCCGTGCCTCTTGAAGAAGGCCACGCTGTCGGAGATCATCGCCAGGTTCTCTTCCAGGTTGGTCTCCAGGATGTGCGTGACGTGCATGTCCCACGTCTTGCCGACCATGGTCACGACGGGCGTGTTCGCCTCCATGGCGTGCCGCAGCGTTGGGTCTGTCTCCGCCGAGCCGTTGGCGTGCCGGGTGCTGCAGAACGCCGCCAGCTTGGCGTGCCGCAGCTCCAGTGACTGCGCCTGCTGGAAGAACTCCGCGTCTTTCGGGTTGGCCCCCGGCCAGCCGCCCTCGATGTAGTCGATCCCCAGATCGTCCAGCTTCCGGGCAATCTTCAGCTTGTCCTCGACAGAGAGCGACATGCCCTCCTGCTGCGTCCCGTCCCGCAGCGTGGTGTCGTAAAGTTCAATCTTTGCCATACCTGTTCCCCTATTCGGCGCCTGATGCGCCCGTCTGTTGCGCACAACAAAAGACCCGTCCCACCAAGGGACGGGCTCTCACCCGCGGTACCACCCTTATTCCTCCCCTCAGGGAGACGCTTGGAGGGCGCCATCACGCCCCTTCCCGGTAACGGCGGGATACCGTTGCGCCTACTGCCCGTTTCAACGCAATGCTCGGGAGGGATTTTCGGCGGGCGCTCACCTGTCCGCTCTCACCATACCGGACTCGCTGAAGGCTGCATCCCCGGCTACTCGTCTCCGTCAACGCAAACTTAGGCTAGCACGAGTGTGCGGCACCGGTCAAGGAACGGCGTATTTAAGCCAACCCTGCGGTTTTTCGCTGGCATTGCCGCACTACCGCTGTGCGATAATGCCTGTACTCCCGCAGAGGTGCTCCGTGACCCTGAAACGCGCTCCGACATTCGCCCAGCGGCTGCGAGATTTTCGCCGAGTCCTGCAGCTCGAGGAGCGGCGCGGCTATGCCGACCGCGCAGTCGTTGGCGGCCTCGGCCGTTTCCTCGATCGCTGGCGAGCCGAACTCACGGAGGAGGAGGCCGACTCCCTGCCGCCGAGCCTCACAGCCGCGCTCGCGCAACGCCGGTACCACGACCTTTCGGCGGAGCTGCGGGAACGCTGGGTCCACGAGGCCCTCACCGCGCTCGGCGATCACGCCGCCGCCTTGGAGCCGCCACCAAAGGAGCGTCCTCCCCGTGCCGTAACACCACGCAAACTCACCCCGCCGCCCGCCGCGCCAACGCTCGATTCACCGCCAACCATCGTCCGAGGCGTAGGGCCCGGCATCGCGGCCAAGCTGGAGAACCTCGGCATCACCAGCGTCAACGACCTCTTGCGACACTACCCCTCGCGGCACCTCGCCGTAACCAGCGTCTCCGAGCTTGAGGGGGCACAGGAGACCGCCATTGCCGGCACGGTGTGGAGCGTTGGACGCCGGGGCTTCGGTCACGGCCAGCAGATGCAGGCGACGGAGGCCGTCGTTGGTGACGCCTCCGGCAACATTCAGGTCGTGTGGTTCAACCAGCCATTCGTCGCCCGGTACGTCAGCAGCGGCGACCGAATCCTGGTCAGCGGTTACTTCCGCGCCTACCGCGGCAGGCCTACTCTGGAAGCCAACAACTTTGAAGTCCTTCAGGAAGACGCTGACCCGCTCATGCCAGGGAGCCTCGTGCCCGTCTATCCCGCCACCAAAGGCCTCACACAACGCACGCTACGCCGGATCGTCGGCAACGCTCTCGACGCGTGGCTGCCCCGGCTCGCTGAACTGTTGCCTGACGACGTCCGTGAGCGGCAGCGGCTGCTGCCACTGCCAAAGGCCCTTGGCACGTACCACCGGCCGGAATCCGTTGAAGCCAAAGAGGAGGCCCGCCGCCGCCTCGCCTTCGATGAGATGATCGTACGGCAGCTTTTCCTGCTGGCCCGCAAGCACAACTGGCAGGAGGCGCCCGCCGTCCGGCTGCCGATGCACGTCGAGGTCCTCCGATCCTACGTCGACGCGTTGCCGTTCAAGCTAACCCGCGCCCAGCGCCACGTTCTGCGCGAGACGTTGGACGACATTGCGGAGGCGAAGCCGGCCCATCGCCTTGTGGAGGGCGATGTGGGCAGCGGCAAGACGGTTGTCGCCCTTGGCGCGATGCTCAATGCTGCTGCCCATGGCTACCAGGCCGCAATGATGGCCCCCACGGAGCTCCTTGCAGAGCAGCATTTTCAGACCGTTTCCAATCTGCTCGTGGGGTTCCAGAGGCCCATCAACGCGCCCAACCGCATCGCGCTTTACATCGACCCGCTGCCGCGCCCAGTCGTCGTTGGCCTGCTCCTCGGCAGTCACACGCAGCGGGAGAAGGCGGCCCTCCGCCGAGAGGCCCGCGACGGTGGTGTCGACATCCTCGTGGGCACCCACACGTTGCTGCAAGAGGCCACCGCCATCCCCAACCTCGCGCTGGCCGTGGTCGACGAGGAGCACCGCTTTGGTGTCGCTCAGCGCAACGCGCTCATGGGGAAGGGCGGCCTGCGCCCCCACCTCATCAGCATGAGCGCCACACCTATCCCTCGAAGCCTTGCCCTCACGGTCTACGGCGACCTGGACATTTCGACCATCGACGAGCTCCCGCCAGGCCGTAGGCCCAACCGCACGCGCTGGCTCCGGCCCGACGAGCGCGATCAGGCGGTCCGGTTCATCCGGAAGGAGGTCCGCGAGGGTCACCAAGCCTTCGTCGTCTGCCCAATCATCGAGGAATCCGAGTCGCTGCAAGTCAGCGCGGCGGTAGAGGAGCACCGGCGCCTGTCTGACGAAGTCTTCCCACATTTGCGCGTGGGCCTGCTGCACGGCCGCATGTCCCTGCCCGAAAAGAACGCCGCAATGGACAGCTTCCGCGATGGCGGGCTCGACATCCTCGTGTCAACGCCCGTGGTGGAGGTGGGCGTCGATATTCCCAACGCA
Proteins encoded:
- the recG gene encoding ATP-dependent DNA helicase RecG encodes the protein MTLKRAPTFAQRLRDFRRVLQLEERRGYADRAVVGGLGRFLDRWRAELTEEEADSLPPSLTAALAQRRYHDLSAELRERWVHEALTALGDHAAALEPPPKERPPRAVTPRKLTPPPAAPTLDSPPTIVRGVGPGIAAKLENLGITSVNDLLRHYPSRHLAVTSVSELEGAQETAIAGTVWSVGRRGFGHGQQMQATEAVVGDASGNIQVVWFNQPFVARYVSSGDRILVSGYFRAYRGRPTLEANNFEVLQEDADPLMPGSLVPVYPATKGLTQRTLRRIVGNALDAWLPRLAELLPDDVRERQRLLPLPKALGTYHRPESVEAKEEARRRLAFDEMIVRQLFLLARKHNWQEAPAVRLPMHVEVLRSYVDALPFKLTRAQRHVLRETLDDIAEAKPAHRLVEGDVGSGKTVVALGAMLNAAAHGYQAAMMAPTELLAEQHFQTVSNLLVGFQRPINAPNRIALYIDPLPRPVVVGLLLGSHTQREKAALRREARDGGVDILVGTHTLLQEATAIPNLALAVVDEEHRFGVAQRNALMGKGGLRPHLISMSATPIPRSLALTVYGDLDISTIDELPPGRRPNRTRWLRPDERDQAVRFIRKEVREGHQAFVVCPIIEESESLQVSAAVEEHRRLSDEVFPHLRVGLLHGRMSLPEKNAAMDSFRDGGLDILVSTPVVEVGVDIPNATVMMVEAADRFGLSALHQLRGRVGRGEAPGYCILMADEVSDTTRMRLEVLEEETDGFRVAEADLRLRGPGELAGTRQSGLPDLRLADLHDVDLVTATRDEANTILTRDPQLQEDEHRLLSETVARLAARIAEQP
- the cimA gene encoding citramalate synthase — its product is MAKIELYDTTLRDGTQQEGMSLSVEDKLKIARKLDDLGIDYIEGGWPGANPKDAEFFQQAQSLELRHAKLAAFCSTRHANGSAETDPTLRHAMEANTPVVTMVGKTWDMHVTHILETNLEENLAMISDSVAFFKRHGKTVLLDAEHFFDGFKANEEYALQCVRAAAAAGADRVVLCDTNGGALPHEVSAIVAKVRESVPEAEIAIHPHNDGEVAVANALAAVMAGATQVQGTVNGYGERCGNANLISVIGDLQLKMGYECVSAEQLKSMMEVSHFVSEIVNRTPNPYQPYVGASAFTHKAGLHASAVAKLEESYQHVAPGLVGNTNHILVSELAGRANVVQKLVEMGIYDSRETIENGVVLDILAAIKQKENTGFQYEGAEASFEMLVRRSMPDYRPPFDLVDFMVIVEKHRRPADVDADSVACEATVKVQVNGQVIHTAASGNGPVNAMDQAARKGLLSFYPELETVRLLDYKVRVVDQGTGTGAVVRVLVESTDGESRWHTMGCSANIIEASWMALHDSLEWWLLGRQRANEPL